The proteins below come from a single Aminivibrio pyruvatiphilus genomic window:
- a CDS encoding YwbE family protein: protein MPGRTRADIAPGMKVKVVKKEDQGTGKLTEGIVESLLTKSPHHPRGIKVRLVGGEVGRVREIPEE from the coding sequence ATGCCGGGAAGGACACGGGCGGACATCGCCCCGGGAATGAAAGTGAAGGTCGTGAAAAAGGAAGACCAGGGAACGGGGAAGCTCACCGAAGGCATCGTGGAAAGCCTGCTGACCAAAAGCCCCCACCACCCCCGGGGCATCAAGGTCCGCCTCGTGGGCGGCGAAGTGGGACGGGTGCGGGAAATACCGGAAGAATAA
- a CDS encoding response regulator transcription factor: MHTLLLLDDDRELCDLLTDYLKPEGFEILTAHDGNTGLAAALNFPSLDLILLDVMLPGKNGFDVLRELRAYSGVPVLMLTAKGDEVDRIVGLELGADDYLPKPFNPRELLARIRAILRRKDSPAAPNAQERLVSGDIELDPARRTIRAGGADIDLTTVEFKLLEALLRTPGKVVSRDALSRAALDRPLSPFERSLDVHMSNLRKKLGPCPDGSPRIRTLRSEGYLLACEATH, encoded by the coding sequence GTGCATACCCTTCTTCTGCTCGATGACGACAGGGAGCTCTGCGACCTGCTGACGGACTACCTGAAGCCCGAGGGATTCGAAATCCTCACCGCCCACGACGGCAACACGGGACTGGCGGCCGCCCTGAACTTCCCGTCCCTGGACCTCATTCTGCTCGACGTGATGCTCCCCGGAAAGAACGGCTTCGACGTCCTCCGGGAGCTGCGGGCCTATTCCGGGGTTCCCGTCCTCATGCTCACCGCCAAGGGGGACGAAGTGGACAGGATCGTGGGCCTCGAACTGGGGGCGGACGACTACCTGCCCAAGCCCTTCAATCCCCGGGAGCTCCTGGCCCGCATACGGGCCATCCTCCGCCGGAAAGACTCCCCCGCTGCCCCCAACGCCCAGGAGCGGCTTGTCTCCGGGGACATCGAACTGGACCCCGCCCGGCGGACAATCCGCGCGGGAGGAGCGGACATCGACCTCACCACGGTGGAATTCAAGCTCCTGGAAGCCCTTCTCCGCACGCCGGGGAAGGTGGTGTCCCGGGACGCCCTCTCCCGGGCCGCCCTGGACCGTCCCCTCTCCCCCTTCGAGCGGAGCCTGGACGTCCACATGAGCAACCTTCGGAAAAAACTCGGCCCCTGCCCTGACGGATCGCCCCGGATCAGGACTCTCAGGAGCGAAGGATACCTCCTGGCATGCGAAGCTACACACTGA
- a CDS encoding prolyl-tRNA synthetase associated domain-containing protein, whose protein sequence is MRSAEEKAESRRAVLEQLGKMGISYEMIEHDAAYTVEDMDRIGFDEKVTVCKNLFVRDQKKKPSHWLVVVHKDKRADLDSLAEQLGTKHLSFASADRLKRYLGLAQGEVTPLGVLNDANHEVTVVFDQDLKGKEHLGVHPNDNTATLILSYDDILTFVTGQGNPVRHITVRG, encoded by the coding sequence ATGAGAAGCGCGGAAGAAAAGGCGGAATCCAGAAGGGCCGTCCTCGAACAGCTCGGCAAGATGGGCATTTCCTACGAGATGATAGAGCACGATGCGGCCTATACGGTGGAGGACATGGACCGCATCGGCTTCGACGAAAAGGTGACCGTCTGCAAGAACCTCTTCGTCCGGGACCAGAAGAAAAAGCCCTCCCACTGGCTCGTGGTGGTGCACAAGGACAAGCGGGCCGACCTGGACAGCCTGGCGGAGCAGCTCGGCACAAAGCACCTCAGCTTCGCCTCCGCCGACCGGCTGAAACGGTACCTCGGCCTCGCCCAGGGAGAGGTCACCCCCCTCGGCGTCCTCAACGACGCGAACCATGAAGTGACCGTGGTCTTCGATCAGGATCTCAAGGGAAAAGAGCACCTCGGCGTGCACCCCAACGACAACACGGCCACCCTGATCCTCTCCTACGACGACATCCTCACGTTCGTCACCGGACAGGGCAACCCCGTCCGGCACATCACCGTCAGGGGGTAG
- a CDS encoding Spy/CpxP family protein refolding chaperone, whose protein sequence is MTKRSIFSGALLGAAVLVLLGGAFAWGAPGRWRSGGEPTFRAEMFRAVNPLDFTEEQWTKADGILGKLREQKWTAARVLFGLRGEVRSLFSGTEPFDGKKAGEVLASARPELVKMAEGALRAASDLYGMLDEKQRAKAENVLSLLEKRAEQRIADFPGKRHDFRHGFLDLTEEQREKAGKLFTDSAPAMQERMGRLLAVLKEGRAALRDGTMNDEMIGKTAEKAVDILSEGALAMAGTFGEFRGMLTPEQLEKVNRMWGRHGRHPRK, encoded by the coding sequence ATGACAAAACGATCGATATTTTCCGGAGCGCTGCTTGGGGCGGCAGTCCTGGTTCTTCTCGGAGGAGCGTTTGCATGGGGAGCTCCGGGACGGTGGAGGAGCGGCGGAGAGCCGACCTTCAGGGCCGAAATGTTCCGGGCCGTCAATCCTCTGGATTTCACTGAGGAGCAGTGGACAAAGGCGGACGGCATACTGGGGAAGCTGCGGGAGCAGAAGTGGACCGCGGCCAGGGTTCTGTTCGGCCTTCGGGGGGAAGTCCGGTCGCTGTTTTCCGGTACTGAGCCCTTTGACGGAAAGAAAGCCGGTGAGGTCCTCGCGAGTGCACGGCCTGAACTGGTGAAAATGGCGGAGGGAGCCCTCCGGGCCGCTTCGGACCTGTACGGAATGCTGGACGAGAAACAGCGCGCCAAGGCGGAAAATGTCCTTTCCCTCCTGGAAAAGCGGGCGGAGCAGCGGATTGCCGATTTTCCCGGAAAAAGGCACGATTTCCGGCATGGCTTCCTGGACCTGACGGAAGAGCAGCGGGAGAAGGCCGGGAAACTCTTCACAGATTCGGCACCCGCCATGCAGGAGCGGATGGGCAGGCTGCTTGCCGTGCTGAAGGAAGGCCGGGCCGCCCTCCGGGACGGGACGATGAATGACGAGATGATCGGGAAGACCGCCGAAAAGGCCGTGGATATTCTCTCTGAAGGAGCCCTCGCCATGGCGGGAACGTTCGGGGAATTTCGCGGGATGCTGACCCCCGAGCAGCTCGAGAAGGTAAACAGGATGTGGGG
- a CDS encoding ATP-binding protein: protein MRSYTLKLFWWFWLTAAVAVVASHMIGKLAEEEQFRNRGETLREIAALYGEKAVSILDRSGSGAALDYVTGLQRTIRITGFLFDENGKEMFGQPVPDYIRAILAEARKKNGPAGSFERGRPLFAVPLESRPGYIFAGALPNLFRERTSAATFYRLFTAVLAAAFLSWILAVRLTRPLKGLGKTMRKFAAGALDAREERAARRKDDIGALARDFNAMAARIEELLKGQRRLLADVSHELRSPLTRLGVALELARRHIPEEASGEYERMENELARMNTLIGSLLQLSRLDALDRPENRQTMDLSALLGEIAEDGEFEGAPHGRGVSADILPGVSYSGDPALLRSAVENLVRNALRYSPEGETVDVSLALQDGKVRILVEDRGPGVPDEELEHIFTPFHRVEQARERTLPDEGCGLGLAIAGRAAALHGGTVTARNRPEGGLAVEILLPEDRPEKD from the coding sequence ATGCGAAGCTACACACTGAAGCTCTTCTGGTGGTTCTGGCTCACCGCCGCCGTGGCGGTCGTTGCCAGCCACATGATAGGCAAGCTTGCCGAGGAGGAGCAGTTCCGGAACCGGGGGGAAACCCTGCGGGAGATCGCCGCCCTCTACGGCGAAAAGGCCGTCTCGATACTCGACCGGAGCGGCAGCGGGGCGGCCCTGGACTACGTAACCGGCCTGCAGCGCACCATCCGCATCACCGGTTTTCTCTTCGATGAAAACGGAAAGGAAATGTTCGGCCAGCCCGTCCCGGACTACATCCGCGCCATCCTTGCCGAGGCACGGAAGAAGAACGGACCGGCGGGCAGCTTCGAGCGGGGGCGGCCTCTCTTCGCCGTTCCCCTGGAGTCGCGGCCCGGATACATATTCGCCGGAGCCCTGCCGAACCTCTTCAGGGAAAGAACCTCAGCCGCGACCTTCTACCGCCTCTTCACCGCCGTCCTGGCCGCCGCCTTTTTATCGTGGATCCTGGCGGTCAGGCTCACCCGGCCCCTCAAGGGACTGGGAAAAACCATGAGGAAATTCGCCGCCGGAGCCCTGGACGCCCGGGAAGAGCGGGCAGCCCGACGAAAGGACGACATCGGCGCCCTGGCCCGGGACTTCAACGCTATGGCCGCCAGGATCGAAGAACTGCTGAAGGGGCAGCGGAGACTGCTTGCCGACGTATCCCACGAGCTGCGCTCTCCCCTCACCCGTCTCGGCGTGGCCCTGGAGCTTGCACGGAGACACATTCCCGAGGAAGCGTCCGGAGAATATGAGAGAATGGAAAACGAGCTGGCGCGGATGAACACCCTCATCGGCTCCCTGCTTCAGCTCTCGAGGCTCGACGCCCTGGACAGGCCCGAAAACCGGCAGACCATGGACCTTTCGGCCCTTCTGGGAGAGATCGCCGAGGACGGAGAATTCGAGGGAGCCCCCCACGGCAGGGGAGTGTCCGCGGACATCCTTCCCGGAGTATCCTACTCCGGCGACCCCGCCCTGCTCCGGAGCGCCGTGGAAAACCTGGTCCGCAACGCACTCCGCTACTCCCCCGAGGGAGAAACGGTGGACGTATCGCTCGCGCTGCAGGACGGCAAGGTACGCATTCTCGTGGAGGACAGGGGACCGGGAGTGCCCGATGAGGAACTGGAGCACATCTTCACCCCCTTCCACAGGGTGGAGCAGGCCCGGGAACGGACCCTCCCCGACGAAGGCTGCGGTCTCGGCCTCGCCATCGCGGGACGGGCGGCGGCCCTCCACGGAGGGACCGTCACCGCCCGGAACAGGCCCGAAGGCGGACTTGCCGTGGAAATACTGCTGCCGGAAGACCGGCCGGAAAAAGACTGA